A genomic window from Pagrus major chromosome 23, Pma_NU_1.0 includes:
- the mgrn1b gene encoding E3 ubiquitin-protein ligase MGRN1b: MGSILSRRIAGVEDIDIQANSAYRFPPKSGNYFASHFFMGGEKFDTPHPEGYLFGENMDLNFLGNRPVQFPYVTPAPHEPVKTLRSLVNIRKDSLRLVRYKDDSDTPVEEGGKPKVQYGVEFTFDADARVAITLYCQAFEEFSNGMAVYSPKNPSLVSETVHYKRGVSQQFSMPSFKIDFNEWKEEDLNFDLDRGVFPMVIQAVVDEGDDCLGHAHVLLAAFERHVDGSFSVKPLKQKQIVDRVSYLLQEIYGIENKNNQETKPSDDENSDNSNECVVCLSDLRDTLILPCRHLCLCNSCADTLRYQANNCPICRLPFRALLQIRAVRKKPGALSPVSFSPVLAQTMDHEEHSSTDSVPPGFEPISLLEALNGLRSVSPAIPSAPLYDEINFSGGLGGDGRQLSSPEHLSDGSLQKGKVSKSPDSTLRSPSSPIQEEDEEKLSEMSDAQPHTMLSSSPAPTDGTATEDVAESLSPDDEDRMHAGGDILQDCSSEHSSLTKTESDPPGDLSLPGSSESTESLKSQSTNCSSQPLLCPASSIHMEDEHLNP, encoded by the exons ATGGGGTCCATCCTGAGTCGCAGAATCGCTGGTGTTGAGGATATCGATATCCAGGCCAACTCGGCCTATCGATTTCCACCAAAATCGG GGAATTATTTTGCGAGCCACTTCTTCATGGGAGGAGAGAAATTCGACACACCACATCCAGAGGGATACCTTTTTGGAGAAAACATGGACCTGAATTTTCTTGGAAATAGGCCAGTGCAG TTTCCATATGTGACGCCTGCACCCCACGAGCCTGTGAAAACTCTGAGGAGTCTGGTCAACATCAGAAAGGACTCTTTGCGTTTGGTCAG GTATAAAGACGACTCTGACACACCGGTGGAAGAAGGCGGAAAACCAAAGGTTCAGTACGGAGTGGAGTTCACCTTCGATGCTGATGCACGAGTGGCCATCACCCTCTACTGTCAAGCATTTGAGGAGTTCTCCAACGGGATGGCAGT GTACAGCCCAAAGAATCCATCGCTGGTCTCTGAAACTGTGCATTACAAGCGAGGGGTGAGCCAGCAGTTCTCTATGCCGTCTTTCAAAATCGATTTCAACGAGTGGAAAGAGGAAGAC CTGAACTTTGACCTGGACCGAGGAGTGTTCCCCATGGTGATCCAGGCCGTGGTTGATGAAGGGGACG ACTGCCTTGGACATGCTCACGTACTTTTGGCAGCCTTTGAAAGA CATGTTGATGGCAGTTTCTCCGTCAAGCCGCTGAAGCAGAAGCAAATT GTGGACCGTGTGAGCTACCTCTTACAGGAGATCTACGGGattgagaacaaaaacaaccaagaaacCAAG CCCTCAGATGATGAAAACAGTGACAACAGCAACGAATGTGTTGTCTGTCTTTCTGACCTGAGAGACACACTCATCCTGCCCTGCAGACATCTGTGTCTCTGCAACTCCTGCGCAGACACGCTGCGTTACCAGGCCAACAACTGTCCCATATGCAGGCTGC CCTTCAGAGCCTTGCTGCAGATCAGAGCTGTGAGGAAAAAGCCTGGTGCTCTTTCCCCCGTGTCTTTCAGCCCTGTTCTGGCTCAGACTATGGACCACGAGGAGCACTCA AGCACAGACTCAGTTCCTCCCGGCTTTGAACCCATCTCACTGTTAGAGGCTTTGAATGGTCTGCGGTCAGTGTCTCCTGCCATCCCGTCTGCCCCCCTCTATGATGAAATCAACTTCTCAGGGGGTCTGGGAGGTGACGGCAGACAGCTGAGCTCCCCGGAGCATTTAAGTGATGGGAGTCTGCAGAAAGGAAAAGTCAGCAAGTCACCTGacag CACCCTTAGGTCTCCATCCTCTCCcatccaggaggaagatgaggagaagCTGTCCGAGATGTCCGACGCTCAGCCGCACACAATGCTGTCCAGCAGCCCCGCCCCCACAGAC GGCACAGCAACCGAGGACGTGGCAGAATCCCTGTCTCCAGATGATG AGGACAGGATGCATGCTGGAGGAGACATCCTACAGGACTGCAGCAGTGAACACAGCAGCTTGACCAAAACAGAGAGTGACCCACCAGGCGACTTGTCTCTGCCAG GGTCATCAGAATCAACAGAAAGCCTGAAAAGTCAGAGCACAAACTGCTCCAGCCAGCCTCTCCTGTGTCCTGCGAGCAGCATTCATATGGAGGATGAGCACCTCAACCCCTGA
- the aanat2 gene encoding arylalkylamine N-acetyltransferase 2: MTQQVSGSPFFKPFSLKTPVSLLRQRRHTLPASEFRNLTPQDAISVFEIEREAFVSVSGECPLTLDEVLNFLGQCPELSLGWFEEGQLVAFIIGSGWGKERLSQEAMTQHVPDTPTVHIHVLSVHRHCRQQGKGSILLWRYLQYLHCVPGLRRALLICEEFLVPFYLKAGFKEKGPSAISISNMQFQEMEYTLGGQAYTRRNSGC; encoded by the exons ATGACACAGCAGGTCAGTGGTTCACCATTCTTCAAGCCCTTCTCTCTGAAGACACCTGTCAGTCTCCTGCGACAGAGACGACACACACTCCCTGCCAGCGAGTTCAGAAACCTCACGCCACAGGATGCCATCAGTGTGTTTGAGATCGAGAGAGAAG catttgtctctgtgtctggaGAGTGTCCACTTACCTTGGATGAAGTGCTTAACTTCCTGGGTCAGTGCCCTGAGCTGTCACTGGGTTGGTTTGAGGAGGGACAGCTGGTAGCTTTCATCATCGGCTCTGGCTGGGGCAAGGAGAGGCTTTCACAG GAGGCAATGACTCAACATGTTCCAGACACCCCTACTGTGCACATCCATGTGCTGTCAGTGCACCGTCACTGTCGACAGCAAGGCAAGGGCTCCATCCTCTTGTGGCGCTACCTGCAGTACCTGCACTGTGTACCAGGCCTCCGCCGAGCTCTGCTGATTTGCGAGGAATTCCTGGTGCCCTTCTACCTCAAGGCCGGCTTCAAGGAGAAAGGGCCATCAGCCATCTCCATATCCAACATGCAATTCCAAGAGATGGAGTACACGCTCGGCGGTCAGGCGTACACAAGGCGGAACAGCGGCTGCTAG
- the rhbdf1a gene encoding inactive rhomboid protein 1 isoform X1, with translation MAEPRRESTSSLQRKKPPWLRLDIPTTQMSLDEPPTFVQPVKRQGFLRSISMPVETSHLQSPPRDFFDTRRPVLQRQSSITQTIKRGTADWFGVSKDGDATQKWQRKSLRHCSLRYGKLKPQVIREMDLPSQDNISLTSTETPPPLYVPSSQHGMQKIVDPLARGRAFRMVEEVDGYSVPQTPITPGAASLCSFTSSRSGLNRLPRRRKRESVAKMSFRAAAALVKGRSIRESTLRRAQRRSFTPASFMEEDMVDFPDELDTSFFARDILMQEELSTYADEVFESPSEAAMKDAEPSGKKDETELTGSALDKTELERSHLMLPLERGWRKAKEGTPGPPKVPLRQEVVSVTGQRRGQRIVVPVKKLFAREKRPYGLGMVGKLTNRTYRKRIDSYVKRQIEDMDDHRPFFTYWITFVHLLITILAVCIYGIAPVGFSQHETVDSVLRNKGVYENVKFVQQENFWIGPGSESLIHLGAKYSPCMRQDKQVHDLIREKRAIERNSACCVRNDRSGCVQTSEEECSSTLAVWVKWPRHSSTPQLNGKDRQHGSVCHQDPRICLEPASVSPHEWPDDITKWPICTRYNTGNHTNLPHIDCTITGRPCCIGTKGRCEITSREYCDFMKGYFHEEATLCSQVHCMDDVCGLLPFLNPEIPDQFYRLWLSLFLHAGILHCLVSVAFQMTILRDLEKLAGWLRISIIYILSGITGNLASAIFLPYRAEVGPAGSQFGILACLFVELFQSWQILAQPWRAFTKLLCVVLFLFAFGLLPWIDNFAHICGFISGFFLSFAFLPYISFGRMDLYRKRCQIIVFLLVFVGLFSGLVVLFYVYPIKCEWCELLTCIPFTDKFCEKYDLNAHLH, from the exons ATGGCTGAACCACGGCGGGAGAGCACTAGCAGCCTGCAGAGGAAGAAACCTCCCTGGCTCAGACTGGACATTCCCACAACTCAGATGTCACTAGACGAGCCTCCCACTTTTGTTCAG CCGGTGAAGAGGCAGGGGTTCCTGCGCAGTATCAGCATGCCGGTGGAGACCTCTCACCTCCAGTCCCCACCCCGCGACTTCTTTGACACCCGGCGGCCTGTCCTACAACGCCAGTCATCCATCACTCAGACCATAAAGAG GGGAACAGCGGACTGGTTTGGGGTCAGTAAGGACGGCGATGCTACCCAGAAATGGCAGAGGAAAAGCCTGCGCCACTGCAGCCTGCGTTATGGAAAGCTGAAACCACAGGTGATCCGAGAGATGGATCTGCCCAGCCAGGACAACATCTCCTTAACCAGCACTGAGACCCCACCTCCTCTCTATGTCCCCTCCTCACAGCATGGCATGCAAAAG ATTGTGGACCCATTGGCGCGAGGACGAGCCTTTCGaatggtggaggaggtggatggCTACAGCGTGCCTCAGACCCCCATCACCCCTGGAGCCGCCTCGCTTTGCTCTTTCACCAGCTCCCGCTCAGGTCTCAACCGACTGCCTCGCCGACGGAAGAGGGAGTCTGTGGCAAAGATGAGCTTCAGGGCTGCAGCAGCGCTCGTCAAG ggGCGCTCAATAAGGGAGAGCACGCTAAGACGGGCCCAAAGACGCAGCTTCACCCCCGCCAGCTTCATGGAGGAGGACATGGTTGACTTTCCTGATGAACTGGATACATCTTTCTTTGCCAGA GATATTCTGATGCAGGAAGAATTGTCCACGTATGCAGACGAGGTGTTTGAGTCTCCATCTGAGGCAGCCATGAAAGATGCAGAGCCAAGCGGCAAGAAGGATGAGACGGAGCTGACAGGCAGTGCCCTAGATAAGACAGAGCTGGAGAGAAGTCACCTCATGCT ACCTCTGGAGCGAGGGTGGCGTAAAGCCAAAGAAGGAACTCCAGGACCACCAAAGGTCCCCTTGCGGCAGGAGGTTGTGAGTGTTACCGGGCAGCGGCGTGGTCAGCGCATCGTTGTACCTGTCAAGAAGCTTTTTGCCCGAGAGAAGAGGCCTTATGGATTGGGCATGGTAGGAAAGCTCACAAACCGCACCTACCGCAAGCGCATTGACAGCTACGTCAAGAGGCAGATAGAGGACATGGATGACCATAG GCCTTTTTTTACATACTGGATCACCTTCGTTCATTTACTCATCACTATCCTGGCTGTATGCATCTATGGTATTGCGCCAGTGGGTTTCTCCCAGCATGAAACGGTTGATTCT GTTTTAAGAAACAAAGGTGTGTAtgaaaatgtcaagtttgtACAGCAAGAGAACTTCTGGATCGGGCCGGGTTCG GAATCTCTGATCCACTTGGGGGCCAAATACTCTCCATGCATGCGGCAGGACAAGCAGGTGCATGATCTTATCAGGGAAAAGAGAGCTATCGAGCGCAACTCTGCCTGCTGTGTGCGGAACGATCGCTCTGGCTGTGTCCAAACGTCAGAAGAGGAGTGCTCG AGTACTCTAGCTGTGTGGGTGAAGTGGCCGAGGCATTCCAGCACTCCGCAGTTAAATGGTAAAGACAGACAGCATGGCTCTGTGTGTCATCAGGACCCCAG GATATGTCTAGAGCCTGCCTCAGTATCACCTCATGAATGgcctgatgacatcacaaagTGGCCA ATTTGTACCAGGTACAACACAGGGAACCACACCAACCTGCCTCACATAGACTGTACCATCACAGGCCGACCCTGCTGCATTGGAACCAAAGGGAG gtGTGAAATCACATCCCGAGAATATTGTGACTTCATGAAGGGCTACTTTCATGAGGAGGCAACACTCTGCTCTCAA GTGCACTGCATGGATGATGTATGCGGCCTGTTGCCTTTCCTCAACCCTGAGATCCCAGATCAGTTTTACAGGCTCTGGCTCTCACTTTTCCTGCATGCTGG GATCCTTCACTGCCTGGTGTCGGTGGCTTTCCAGATGACCATCCTGAGGGACTTGGAGAAACTGGCGGGCTGGCTGCGCATCTCAATCATTTACATCCTCAGTGGCATCACTGGCAACTTAGCTTCAGCCATCTTCCTGCCCTACAGAGCAGAG GTGGGGCCAGCCGGCTCTCAGTTTGGGATCCTGGCCTGCCTGTTTGTGGAGTTGTTTCAGAGCTGGCAGATCCTTGCACAGCCCTGGAGGGCCTTCACTaagctgctgtgtgtggtgCTCTTTCTCTTTGCCTTTGGGCTGTTGCCCTGGATCGACAATTTTGCCCACATTTGTGGCTTCATCTCTGGCTTCTTCCTGTCCTTCGCCTTTTTACCGTACATCAGCTTTGGCCGCATGGACCTGTACCGCAAACGCTGTCAGATCATCGTCTTCCTGCTGGTGTTTGTCGGGCTCTTTTCAGGCCTTGTGGTGCTCTTCTATGTCTACCCAATTAAGTGTGAATGGTGCGAGTTGCTCACCTGCATCCCTTTCACGGACAAATTCTGCGAGAAGTACGACCTCAACGCCCACCTCCACTGA
- the rhbdf1a gene encoding inactive rhomboid protein 1 isoform X2 yields MAEPRRESTSSLQRKKPPWLRLDIPTTQMSLDEPPTFVQPVKRQGFLRSISMPVETSHLQSPPRDFFDTRRPVLQRQSSITQTIKSSRRVRFERINTVPIKGQRAARRSTRKHHSLSRTLLRGTADWFGVSKDGDATQKWQRKSLRHCSLRYGKLKPQVIREMDLPSQDNISLTSTETPPPLYVPSSQHGMQKIVDPLARGRAFRMVEEVDGYSVPQTPITPGAASLCSFTSSRSGLNRLPRRRKRESVAKMSFRAAAALVKGRSIRESTLRRAQRRSFTPASFMEEDMVDFPDELDTSFFARDILMQEELSTYADEVFESPSEAAMKDAEPSGKKDETELTGSALDKTELERSHLMLPLERGWRKAKEGTPGPPKVPLRQEVVSVTGQRRGQRIVVPVKKLFAREKRPYGLGMVGKLTNRTYRKRIDSYVKRQIEDMDDHRPFFTYWITFVHLLITILAVCIYGIAPVGFSQHETVDSVLRNKGVYENVKFVQQENFWIGPGSESLIHLGAKYSPCMRQDKQVHDLIREKRAIERNSACCVRNDRSGCVQTSEEECSSTLAVWVKWPRHSSTPQLNGKDRQHGSVCHQDPRICLEPASVSPHEWPDDITKWPICTRYNTGNHTNLPHIDCTITGRPCCIGTKGRCEITSREYCDFMKGYFHEEATLCSQVHCMDDVCGLLPFLNPEIPDQFYRLWLSLFLHAGILHCLVSVAFQMTILRDLEKLAGWLRISIIYILSGITGNLASAIFLPYRAEVGPAGSQFGILACLFVELFQSWQILAQPWRAFTKLLCVVLFLFAFGLLPWIDNFAHICGFISGFFLSFAFLPYISFGRMDLYRKRCQIIVFLLVFVGLFSGLVVLFYVYPIKCEWCELLTCIPFTDKFCEKYDLNAHLH; encoded by the exons ATGGCTGAACCACGGCGGGAGAGCACTAGCAGCCTGCAGAGGAAGAAACCTCCCTGGCTCAGACTGGACATTCCCACAACTCAGATGTCACTAGACGAGCCTCCCACTTTTGTTCAG CCGGTGAAGAGGCAGGGGTTCCTGCGCAGTATCAGCATGCCGGTGGAGACCTCTCACCTCCAGTCCCCACCCCGCGACTTCTTTGACACCCGGCGGCCTGTCCTACAACGCCAGTCATCCATCACTCAGACCATAAAGAG CAGCAGAAGGGTGCGCTTTGAGCGGATTAACACGGTGCCCATTAAGGGGCAGCGGGCTGCTCGCCGCAGCACCAGGAAACACCACTCGCTCTCAAGAACCCTGCTCAG GGGAACAGCGGACTGGTTTGGGGTCAGTAAGGACGGCGATGCTACCCAGAAATGGCAGAGGAAAAGCCTGCGCCACTGCAGCCTGCGTTATGGAAAGCTGAAACCACAGGTGATCCGAGAGATGGATCTGCCCAGCCAGGACAACATCTCCTTAACCAGCACTGAGACCCCACCTCCTCTCTATGTCCCCTCCTCACAGCATGGCATGCAAAAG ATTGTGGACCCATTGGCGCGAGGACGAGCCTTTCGaatggtggaggaggtggatggCTACAGCGTGCCTCAGACCCCCATCACCCCTGGAGCCGCCTCGCTTTGCTCTTTCACCAGCTCCCGCTCAGGTCTCAACCGACTGCCTCGCCGACGGAAGAGGGAGTCTGTGGCAAAGATGAGCTTCAGGGCTGCAGCAGCGCTCGTCAAG ggGCGCTCAATAAGGGAGAGCACGCTAAGACGGGCCCAAAGACGCAGCTTCACCCCCGCCAGCTTCATGGAGGAGGACATGGTTGACTTTCCTGATGAACTGGATACATCTTTCTTTGCCAGA GATATTCTGATGCAGGAAGAATTGTCCACGTATGCAGACGAGGTGTTTGAGTCTCCATCTGAGGCAGCCATGAAAGATGCAGAGCCAAGCGGCAAGAAGGATGAGACGGAGCTGACAGGCAGTGCCCTAGATAAGACAGAGCTGGAGAGAAGTCACCTCATGCT ACCTCTGGAGCGAGGGTGGCGTAAAGCCAAAGAAGGAACTCCAGGACCACCAAAGGTCCCCTTGCGGCAGGAGGTTGTGAGTGTTACCGGGCAGCGGCGTGGTCAGCGCATCGTTGTACCTGTCAAGAAGCTTTTTGCCCGAGAGAAGAGGCCTTATGGATTGGGCATGGTAGGAAAGCTCACAAACCGCACCTACCGCAAGCGCATTGACAGCTACGTCAAGAGGCAGATAGAGGACATGGATGACCATAG GCCTTTTTTTACATACTGGATCACCTTCGTTCATTTACTCATCACTATCCTGGCTGTATGCATCTATGGTATTGCGCCAGTGGGTTTCTCCCAGCATGAAACGGTTGATTCT GTTTTAAGAAACAAAGGTGTGTAtgaaaatgtcaagtttgtACAGCAAGAGAACTTCTGGATCGGGCCGGGTTCG GAATCTCTGATCCACTTGGGGGCCAAATACTCTCCATGCATGCGGCAGGACAAGCAGGTGCATGATCTTATCAGGGAAAAGAGAGCTATCGAGCGCAACTCTGCCTGCTGTGTGCGGAACGATCGCTCTGGCTGTGTCCAAACGTCAGAAGAGGAGTGCTCG AGTACTCTAGCTGTGTGGGTGAAGTGGCCGAGGCATTCCAGCACTCCGCAGTTAAATGGTAAAGACAGACAGCATGGCTCTGTGTGTCATCAGGACCCCAG GATATGTCTAGAGCCTGCCTCAGTATCACCTCATGAATGgcctgatgacatcacaaagTGGCCA ATTTGTACCAGGTACAACACAGGGAACCACACCAACCTGCCTCACATAGACTGTACCATCACAGGCCGACCCTGCTGCATTGGAACCAAAGGGAG gtGTGAAATCACATCCCGAGAATATTGTGACTTCATGAAGGGCTACTTTCATGAGGAGGCAACACTCTGCTCTCAA GTGCACTGCATGGATGATGTATGCGGCCTGTTGCCTTTCCTCAACCCTGAGATCCCAGATCAGTTTTACAGGCTCTGGCTCTCACTTTTCCTGCATGCTGG GATCCTTCACTGCCTGGTGTCGGTGGCTTTCCAGATGACCATCCTGAGGGACTTGGAGAAACTGGCGGGCTGGCTGCGCATCTCAATCATTTACATCCTCAGTGGCATCACTGGCAACTTAGCTTCAGCCATCTTCCTGCCCTACAGAGCAGAG GTGGGGCCAGCCGGCTCTCAGTTTGGGATCCTGGCCTGCCTGTTTGTGGAGTTGTTTCAGAGCTGGCAGATCCTTGCACAGCCCTGGAGGGCCTTCACTaagctgctgtgtgtggtgCTCTTTCTCTTTGCCTTTGGGCTGTTGCCCTGGATCGACAATTTTGCCCACATTTGTGGCTTCATCTCTGGCTTCTTCCTGTCCTTCGCCTTTTTACCGTACATCAGCTTTGGCCGCATGGACCTGTACCGCAAACGCTGTCAGATCATCGTCTTCCTGCTGGTGTTTGTCGGGCTCTTTTCAGGCCTTGTGGTGCTCTTCTATGTCTACCCAATTAAGTGTGAATGGTGCGAGTTGCTCACCTGCATCCCTTTCACGGACAAATTCTGCGAGAAGTACGACCTCAACGCCCACCTCCACTGA